The genomic interval tttataatttcttctctctctgcacAGCACAAGCGAGATCATGTATGAAATCCTTGACGAGTCTTTGCGACGGGCAGAGATGAACCACAACATCACATATGGTGTGTTTGGCCtctttaacaaatgttttactAGAAGGTACATTTTTATTAGCCACTTACTAGCATCTCTCCTTCTTTACAGCTATTTTATACGAgtgtgtaaaatgtatttacaccATTCATCCCAAATCGGACCTTTTAGAGAAAGCTGCAAAGTGCATTGGCAACTTTGTTCTGTCTCCAAAGATTAATCTAAAGTATCTGGGTGAGATAAGAAAGCATGATTCCTCACAGATTATTCCCCCATAATAAAAAGTGAGAGTTACACTATGATCTGTTTCTGTAGGTCTGAAGGCTCTCACCTACGTGGTCCAGCAGGACCCAAAGTTAGCTTTACAGCATCAGATGACCATCATCGAGTGTCTTGACCATCCTGACCTCATCATCAAGCGGGAGGTGAGTCGGATGTGGCTCCAGTCGTTGATTCTGGTATCAAAGTGTCAAAGGTTTCCATCATCACTGGGTTTTTAATCTGCTTTCTTTCAGACGCTGGAGTTGCTCTTTAGAATAACTAATGACCAGAATGTCACGGTGATCATTGAGAAGATGCTGGACTTTCTGCGAATCAGTGAGGATGATCACACGACCATTGACCTGGTGGGGAAGGTGGCAGAACTGGCGGAAAAATATCCTTACAAATGTTACAGTGTTTGTCTCAAATCGGCATATTTTTACTATGTTTTCACCACTTGGTGCTTGTAGTTAAGCACCATACTTGTAGGAATATGGTCATATtgagctgaaaacagaaactataATGATAATAGTTTGAAAAACTGATATTCCAGCTAATCTGCTGATTGAATGCACCAGAAGATGCTGAGGAGAGAGACaaacctgaaaatattttacatggaGTCCAATGGAGGAAGGGCAGACATTCCTGCACTCCAGAAGTGTTTGAAAAAAACCCTGTAGGACCTACAGCAATGGCGATTATGTTTCCGTAAAGCAGACATCCATAGCTACGTTTTGAtgcttaaattgtttttcttgagtGAAATATGTACgaacagcagcattttgtttgtgaaaaaagtAGTCAAACTTGAAAAAGCGTCGTTTACTAGAGCTCAAACTCTGGCAGTTGAAGAATTCCATCATTGGATTATAAAGATAACGGCCAAAAATCTGCATAAAagttaaattgtgattttagaAAAACTGTAAGGGATATCAAAAAATTGACTCATTTGAAGACAACTTAACAGCTTGTGATTTATTTAGAAGTTGAAAGGAGTTTCTAAGTTGAAGTATGCAGATGTAGTAAGCTGTCAAAGAGCACAAAGTTCTTGCAGAATTTTGTAGAATTCTGGAGATTTTCAATGCATTTCAGTGGAGTTGCATAAAAGtctaaatatctttaaaaaatctaaaagttgttGACATTAGTTGGGCCTTTTTATAGTTCTTTTGccaattttaattttgtctagCTTTCTTAGTTGTTTTGTGATTATGTTCTTTGTCTAGTAATTACAGTACTCTAAACAACTATGGTTACTTTAGGTAAACgagtgtgaaaaataaattttaagtcTTTGAGAATTAAAGAGATCATCTTTGAGAAGcagtaaaaacacttttcaaaagaTTTATGCTTAACTTTCAATTTGTTTGCTTTGATTTGTCttgtttggaattttttttcctaTATACTTTCGCACATATGCACCAGATAATGAATGGTTTATCGATACCATGAACACAGTGTTTTCACTCGGTGGAGACTTGTTACAACCAGATATCCCAAACAGTTTTCTTAAACTTCTCTCAGAGGGTGAGTTAACCACAAATCCCACTCGTTCTGCTGGTAAACGTATTTGATTCTTATTTTCCCCCCCCAATATTTCCAGGATTTGACAGTGTGGAGGAGGACAAGAAGTTGAGGCTGTTTGCTGTGAATTCATACATTTCTTTGCTACAAGGAGACTCCAGCAAACTGCCACAGCGTTTTCTTCAAGTCATTTGCTGGGTGAGAGTTGCTCACACATAAACCTTTACCTCAAGGTTTGCAGACTGAGGGTGGGTGTTTAGTCCGTTTTAGTCAAGCTTTAGTACGTTTGTCTACAAAGTCCAGTTCGtttggggaagtgtgaatgtgtaatcgAATTCAGATGTgaaccaaaaaagtgaactctcgTCCGCCTAGAAACCTGAGTCTCTGTTCGGTTGGAGTGAAATCTCATTTGGTTCGAATGCAGATGTctagaccgctccaaaagcaggaagtgaactacagcgAAGTAAATACGACCCAAACAAACGAGTGAATCTAACGCTCGTGGTGTTTTACCAAAAacgaaagagaaatcctacaaccgctaaaatctgacgctgctccatttttgtttacatttttgcaaagaaggaagtggctctcatgtcttcttctgcgctttttgtgtcgtttccttgaAGGGTTggtggtgcagcgccaccaacCCTTCACCTGTTGGTGAAGGGTTGGTGTAaggcaggggtgcccaaagtcggtcctcaagggccggcatcctgcatgtttcagttatctccctggtttaacgcacctggatccaatgatggctcgttagaaagcctaagaagaacattgacatgctgagaaGATTgctggtaccaccagggagagaactaaaatatgcaggatgccggccctcaaggactgactttgggcacTCCTGGTGtaaggggaacaggtttttcaattacaGTAGTTTGGATGTTCAGAATAgtagttcctttaaatctagactaaaaacccacctgtttagagttgcttttagTCAACATTGTAAAGTGAGATAAAGGTCTAAGAAGTCTAGAAAAGtgtcaaaatttaaaatgttgacattaaaaACGTGCAGGAACCCTGGCTCCTCTGctacagttttttgttgttgttgctgtgtttagGTTCTTGGTGAATACTCTCACTTGAGGGAGGATCTTGAGCCAGACGTCACTGTGAGGCTGCTGGCCAAACTGTTGGACatgaagagcagcagcagtgaaacAAAGTGCTGGGTCCTCATGGCCATGACCAAGCTCTGCCCCGGTGGAGCGGCTCTGGCGTTGGTTCATAATGTCTCGGAAACCTACAGCAGCTCCCTGGACACCATGCTGAGACAAAGAGCTCAGGAGCTGCAGATCCTCAGCCAGGACTCTGAACTGCAAGCCAAGGTGTTACCGCGAAGTGCCAGCATGGAGCCTGTGGAGGTAATACACAAGCATGGCAGCAGAACAGTCAAGTTATGTCTTAAACAtcattaactttattttcaataagtaagcatagaaaaaaaggagaataaatGCTGATTTAATGCCTCGTGCTGTTTGACAGGCTTATGGTTTGTTGACCTGCATGTACATGTCCTCCATGGCACAGAGTTTATTCCAGTAATAAGAATAGTTACCAAACCAACAAGAAGTGCTGTCAGCAATAATCTGAGCAGCTGTTGCAGCATGTCTACAGCCTAGAGAAGTGAGAAAGTTGAGGTTTACAGCAGGAGGCTACTGGaatgttaatgcatttttttatttttatcaggaACATAACataaatgatgttttaaatttggaaTCAGGTCATcttgttgttttaaatcttatgtgcttatataaacaaatatttaaatattaaaatgtgaaatctgAATATGAGTAGAACAGAAtagaagacatttttattgtctGGCAAATGGGAAATTTAGGTGTAACAGCACCATCAAGTATAAAGGATCACAATAATTACAACAATAATGGTAGTAATACTGACAATAATGTACAGtagaaaactaacaaaataaaaaatacagtgcagttattagaaataaaaatactgtaattgcAATCCAAGGGATGTGCaacttttccaaaaatgtacataatgtGCATGTGCATTGAATATTGAAAAAGATGGACTATTtactaaaaaaacacaaaatctagtattttcttttctagtaactttttagcaagatataagagattgttttaagtcagtaattccttaatattgataaaaaggtTCTAGttgcactggcagattatttcacttacaacatgaGGAAAagtgtcttgttataagttaaataatttacCAGTGGCACTATTACtttttcaatcaatattaaggaattataaCAATCTCCTACATATTtctgaaaacttacttgtaaattagttttgtcttatttcaagtgtactgtcttattttaagtgtactgaAATATTGGTACGAGAAACTAGATAAAAGTACTtagttagattttgtgttttttcagtgcatatcagtgcagaaaaacagatgtgcaataaCAGCGGAAATGCAAGGGGTCTAAATAATTTTAGGTTTAACTGTTACTTTTATGAAGATTTTTGTAAGGGTTTTACACACCTCTATCAGGTAAAATGAAGCCATAATTTCCGATATGACCCTGGCAGCTACCCagtttcttaattattttttaatgggCTTGTTTACAGCTCTAATCTTGCTGTTTTCCAGGTGGATTCCTCGCTTTCGTTTCTGGACGGATTTGTGTCGGAGGCGTTGGCTGCGGGCGCGGCTCCTTACAAGCCTCCTCATCAAAGGCAGGAAGAACTGTCTCGATCAAAAGGTGAAACTCATGCAAATGTTTTGGCAGAGTTTCCACTGCTTTGTTTGGGCTTGTCCTGATGTTGCTCTTTGTCTCAGCGCTGAACCTGGAGCCCTACGGCCTGTCGCTGCCCATCAGCATGTCCTCATGCAGCATCACTGACAGACAGTCTCCCACCTTGTTGTCCATCAGCTCTGGCCTCTCCGGCGACAGCACTGATGTCTCACACAAGGGCAGGTACTCAGACACACAGCCACAGGCAGAATTAAGTGTTTTATCTCTCTGAAGTTTAAATCCTGAGTCTGATTTGTTGTGTCAGCTCTACGGTTTTGAAGCTGGATGGCGTAAAGAGGCTGTGGGGCAGAGACGGCTATCTAGCTCAGAAGGAGCCGACAGACGAAGCTCCTCGGATCGAGGCCGCCAGCCCGGTCCGGTCCGCCAACCAACTGGGCGACAACAACGCCTCCAACAGTCAAACACCGACTCCGACACCAACGCCTGAATGTGACCaggaaaagcagcagctggCGTCCTCGCTGTTTGTTGGTCTGGCCTCCCAGAGCTCTGTGTGTCTGGTGAGctgatgaacacacacacacacacacgcccacacacacccccacacaccctTACATGTAAATTGATTCAGAAGACAGGAcagctttctttgtgttttgttcttttgatgGTTGCCTCATGCTCGGAGTTTCAAAAcctgcaataaaatgtgttgctttctttgtgcaaatttattgaggttttcttttataaaatataaatccaGACTCGTATGACTGAAACAATTTATAGGATTAGACCAATTAATCATGACTAATCGGTTATTAAagtaattgtcaactaatttagttatCGATTATCGCTAAAAgtagtatacagactcaaaaaaggtcaTTTTGCTAAAAGAAGAATATATTCAGaccagtaattaagccaaaactatacaaaaatatatattttaatataataaaaaaaactttgtctgtAAATTAGGTGCCTTAgatttagcttcacctggttcaaattctgtaagaaaaaaaaaactcctattAAGCagcttttgctatccaattattaatcggttcatcaaaaaagaaaaaattaagaaattagcTGCACCCTGTATTGATGTTAAATTGAGCAGAAAAGAccgagatttttttttttacatatttatgttAGAAGtatatttttagctgcagaatAATCTATATATTATTCAATTACATAAATAATCGCTGAATGCAGCCCTAATGTAGTGCATTAATATAACGTGTGATagaaattatttgttgtttttctaccaGATGGGAAAGTCTGACCCAACTTTCCAGCGTTTCAGAAGAAAAACCAAAGCTTCAGGGAGTTCTGAGCAAATAACCAACCCGCTTGTCTTGCCCTCTGATGGTTCTGATAACTTGCTGTATAAAAACCTGCTGGACTCACCAGACCTGGACGTCTCGCCGCCTGAACAGACACCCGGCCTCGCTGCTCCGAACGGCTCCTGTGATGCAGAAGAAGAGTCGACTGACACAGACGTGAAGGAAATCGAAACTCCTCCCATCAGAGATGAACGTGTGACAGCTCAAGCTTCTCCACACGACGACCCAGACGGATCCAAAGACCCAAGTCTCACCTGGCATCTTCCAGCTGAGCTTTCTGCTCTTTCTCACTCTAATCTCACTCCTCTGTTCTCCAAACAAAACCTGGATGTCTCGGCCTGCCACGTCCAGAAAGAAGACTCAGTCGTTCTTGTTGTCTTTATTTCCAACTGCTCAGACTCTTTCCTTCAGCAGATACGACTTCAGGTTGACTCTGAAGAACTAGAGGTGCGTCATGCAAcagaaaaccttaaaatatcttCTTTCTGTGCGtctttttgaaatataatcTCATGTTCTTGTTTTGAAGGTATCCTGTGTGTCTGATTGTCCATCAGAGGAGTTACAAAGCCACAGTGTAGCAGTTTGTCAGTATTTCCTAACTGTAAAGAGACCCTCTGTCGACTTTGATCTATTTGCGGCGGTGTCATGGCAACCGCCTGCTGGGTCGCCCCTGACGACGCAGTTCTCCTACAGACTTTCTCTAACAACCTTCATCAGGTGAGATAGTTTTGGGATTTTCTTGCATTCGTCAGGAGGGTGTTTAAATTAatcagggctgaaacgattaatcagattaatcatggtgaatttattattgaaataatcgtcaaatAATTTGGTAATCGATtgatcattaactggagtatacagactaaaaaaactgacatttgctgaaagatcagcacagtcagagcagtaattaaggcCAGACTTCATTGTCTCAATTACTGCTCTCACtgtaataagttgttttttaaaaaaattaatatatatatattaaaaaatgttcagtaaATATGTTCTATCCAGTACTCCTCTAGTGCTAGTTTTAACTTTAACTGGttcaaattttgtaaataaagatGTCTTTCTAAgaaccttttgctatccaattattattCGGTTAATGCAAATAATCAacagcttttcacatgttgattgtaaaactatatttttagctaacatgcatcctttgctacaagaGATTAAGCGTTCACAAATAGAATTATGTCATTGGATTTTAGTTAATcgtttttcttattatttaaaaatgaattgaattatcTGTTTgtatctttaatgtatttctaataggGATGCATGATATGCAACATCGGAATTGGCcaatattagtcattttttaacttGTTGGTATCGGgtccattaaataaaactgagccgacatttatttttatctgtttctggTTGGCTCTTTTCCAAAGGTGTCAAAACTgtagtgaaatatatataatattagtAAATATCGGCTGTCAGCCCATAActgcaatattaatatcagatgtCAATATCAGGataaatttttgtatttgtgcatCCCTAATTACAAATATggtataaaataaacttaagtggttaaatgaaaaatctgcagagtgtgccaactttttaaaatctgaacaatCAATTGAGTAATCAATGACttaaataattgttagttgcagccttaAAATGAGTCGATTATTTCCTGCAGAGCTTTGAGGCTTTCCACAGAGGAGTACGGAGCCATGTGGCTCGCCTTCTCTCATGACACCAAGCAGAACCTGACGCTGATCCATGACGGTCAGGATCCCCTCGCTGCCACTCTGGATGTACTGAAGAGGAAACTCCAGCTTCATGTGGTGGAAGTTATAGGTAAACTCAGAAAAAAGGCGTCTCACACAAGTAATGAGCAGCTTCTTTCACTTGTTAGAGCAAAATACGTTAATTTAAAAGCTATTTCCAGGcagagtattttaaaaatatatatatttttgtcttcattttgtttttgtctttatttaaccaggtatatttcattaatattagaaatatccTTTTCAAGAGACACCTGGCTAAGACTGGCAGCAGCACAGCAACAGTTACAAATCATAAAACTTACAGATATTAAAATGCAGTTAATAAGGATAGTAAAGAAAGAATAATCACAAAGTGCAAATGCAtccataaaagtaaaaataatacaacatTCTATTAGTCAAtgtatttagaaagaaataccTTATTTACAAACTGATCTAGAGTGGccttaaattcattaaaaacttatttaaattatgtaaGTTTTCTATTTGGAAACATCTCATTTTATAAATATCAGATTTTGAACACGTTTTATATCATAATcatatatttatgatttttaagtattttttcagattgttaTCAGATTGCAACTGCtctgtaaaatatttggtaaattttaatatttttgaccCTTAAAGTAATTaatcctttcatgcatgaattatgatcttttatgtcaggatttttttcccaaagtgtttttgattttcataaggcataaataaaaagtggggggaaaaaattgtagttgtaattttctccaaatacaaagttgttattacGAAAAAACATCAGTCTGGTTAGTCTTTAGGGTTTACTTGatgtcagaatatttttttacctgcaagagtAAAAGGAAGGACAGAATATTCCTGAGTTGCTTTTTCATCTGtctgccatattggatttaacaaaaatcttCTTGCACTTGCAGTGGATGACCAGTAGTTGGCAGTGTATTGTATGATGCACTAATGTCGACTTTAGTGGACTGTGTGGATTTATAGCATAAAAgtccacaaaaaaacacaagaaaatggcttttaggtAGCTGCCTACTGCAGtcaccactatgcatgaaagtaATTAATGTGTTTGCTTCAGATGTTTAACCTCattattgttctttttctagCAGACAAACTGCTTGCTTTTTCAAGTGTCAGTCATTTAAGTATGATTGAACAACTGAACAGTGTAAAATATGCTTTGatgaaaataattgttagtaTATATCACACAGAATGAAGCACATACTTTACTCAGTGTTTTTACTGACACCTGATGAgtgaattttctgtttgttcccTCAGGCGTGGAAGCGATCGTGGCTTGCTGCCTGCAGCAGGATCAGCCGTGTCTCATGCACTGTCGCATGCATGCCGGCATGCTGGCTGTGTGGCTGCGCTCTCCAGTCCCCGACCTGCCGGACTGCCTCCTCTACTGCTGTCAGAGAGCTCTGCAGGAGCTCTGAGGGCCTCGGCTGGCAGCACCGGAACCACTCAGAACCCCGAAGCACTGAACAAAGAGATCCACAGATCTGCAGGACACTCCAGCACCAGCTGCTGCTTTGATTTCACGTATTTACCGAccgttgttgttttattttaatttgttcacaaattatttaaaattatggaAAGTCATGGCAGGTAACAAGCTCAGGGCCTCAGGGTGTTTTAAATTACACTATTGTCTTAAAACTATTATAGTATTGTGATAATAGTTTGAGTAAATCTGTGAAACTATTAACTAAATTTATTAGtaataagcaaaaaaaaccaaaacaaatcccTGCTTTTAAAATTAGCTTCATTTTTGTGTCTAAAATAGTCCTGACAGTAAAAAACTCCATAAAGGCTGAGCAATAAGTGTAGCTTATTTTTTAGATAAACTACAGAGAAGTATGAAGATATATGAAGAAACTCACATTATAATGAACATAAGTTGGAGTGTTTACAGCTTCATTTCAGCTTATTTGCAAATTTTATGAGACTTCATTAATGTTTGAGTCATAGCTGCTCCAGTTGTGTCTCCTAAATCTATAAGATTAGAGTATCCCCATATGTTGAAACCCTAGCATTACTTTT from Xiphophorus maculatus strain JP 163 A chromosome 2, X_maculatus-5.0-male, whole genome shotgun sequence carries:
- the ap4e1 gene encoding AP-4 complex subunit epsilon-1 — encoded protein: MSDVVEKTLTALPSLLSLDSQPGSAKLSSNSKLGNLIRGITELTSKHEEEKLIQRELLLIKEQVSSPNTTMRQMKELMVRAIYCEMLGYGVSFSYIHAIKLAQQGNVLEKRVGYLAVSLFLNESHELLLLLVNTVLKDLQSTNLIEVCMALTVVSQMFPKDMIPAILPLVEEKLNHPKEIIRRKAVLALYKFYLIAPNQVQHIHNKFRKALCDKDPGVMSASLHIYLQLIQVNPEGYKDLASSFVTILKQVVGGKLPMDFNYHSVPAPWLQIHLLRILSLLGKNDQSTSEIMYEILDESLRRAEMNHNITYAILYECVKCIYTIHPKSDLLEKAAKCIGNFVLSPKINLKYLGLKALTYVVQQDPKLALQHQMTIIECLDHPDLIIKRETLELLFRITNDQNVTVIIEKMLDFLRISEDDHTTIDLVGKVAELAEKYAPDNEWFIDTMNTVFSLGGDLLQPDIPNSFLKLLSEGFDSVEEDKKLRLFAVNSYISLLQGDSSKLPQRFLQVICWVLGEYSHLREDLEPDVTVRLLAKLLDMKSSSSETKCWVLMAMTKLCPGGAALALVHNVSETYSSSLDTMLRQRAQELQILSQDSELQAKVLPRSASMEPVEVDSSLSFLDGFVSEALAAGAAPYKPPHQRQEELSRSKALNLEPYGLSLPISMSSCSITDRQSPTLLSISSGLSGDSTDVSHKGSSTVLKLDGVKRLWGRDGYLAQKEPTDEAPRIEAASPVRSANQLGDNNASNSQTPTPTPTPECDQEKQQLASSLFVGLASQSSVCLMGKSDPTFQRFRRKTKASGSSEQITNPLVLPSDGSDNLLYKNLLDSPDLDVSPPEQTPGLAAPNGSCDAEEESTDTDVKEIETPPIRDERVTAQASPHDDPDGSKDPSLTWHLPAELSALSHSNLTPLFSKQNLDVSACHVQKEDSVVLVVFISNCSDSFLQQIRLQVDSEELEVSCVSDCPSEELQSHSVAVCQYFLTVKRPSVDFDLFAAVSWQPPAGSPLTTQFSYRLSLTTFIRALRLSTEEYGAMWLAFSHDTKQNLTLIHDGQDPLAATLDVLKRKLQLHVVEVIGVEAIVACCLQQDQPCLMHCRMHAGMLAVWLRSPVPDLPDCLLYCCQRALQEL